atgcaggagttccagggttcaaaccctaggtggggaagatcctctggagaagggaatgactacccactccagtactcttgcctgaagaagaattccactggacagaggagcctagcaggctaccatccctgggggtcacaaaaagtcaaacaggAATGGTTGACTAACATACACTCTAAAGGAGCGGGGAACACAGGCAACTCTGAAGGCCAAACTAAACATATATGTGAATGgactgggtcttttttttttttttttggtgcaataGATGTCATGTGAACACAAAAACTGTCCATTCCTGTATCTATTTTCacaactgatttattttttatttttttattttttcagtgggttttgtcatacattgacatgaatcagcaatagatttacacgtattccccatcccgatcccccctcccacctccctctccacccgatccctctgggtcttcccagtgcaccaggcccgagcacttgtctcacgcatcccacctgggctggtgatctgtttcaccatagatagtatacatgctattctttcaaaacatcccaccctcaccttctcccacagagttcaaaagtctgttctgtatttctgtgtctctttttctgttttgcataaagggttgtcgttaccatctttctaaattccatatatatgtgttaaaaaatatggaacgcttcacgaatttgcgtgtcatccttgcgcaggggccatgctaatcttctccgtatcgttccaattttagtatatgtgctgccgaagcgagcactggaCTGGGTCTTATGGCTGCCATTTGTGACCTCCCACTGAAAACCTCCAGTTTCTCTCTGCCCTGCTGGTCCTATGTGAGGATGGGTTAGCGTCATCCTGGGGCCACAGGCACTAACCCTCCACACAATTCTAATTAAGCTTTTTTGCATTTGGTTTCATTAACATATGAATACAGTAGGGAATCAGGGCAACCACAGTCAGTGGGATGGACGCACTTTTACAGAAAGACAGCACGTAAAACAAATACTCGGTGTCAGTGGGGATCTTGATGAAATGGTAGAGCTGCAGGGTGGTCAACGAGGCCAGGGCACAGAGCAGCCGGAAGCTCAGCCTGTAGCCGTTTTCTCCTCTACAGCTCCTGAGGAACATCTCTGAGTGAATCGCAAAGCCCAAGCCAAAGAGGACCCCGAGGTTTCTCACAAGTCCGGCAAAAGGCGTGGTGTCAATGTGGATCCAGTCAGGATTGGCGCACCATTTCTTGGCTACGGGCACGGACCACAGCAGGTCAATGTCAAGAAGTCTGAGAAGCAGGTAAAAGCCAAGTGCAAACAGGAAGAGGAACAGATTGGTCTTCAGGTATGCGCTCAGGCTGGCTGTTTGGATACCTGGAGTGTATTCAAAGACCTCCGCTACCAGGACGCCTGGGGATTGGAAAGCAACACTGAACAGAACTGTGTGCCTTTGAGATTCTCAGGAATCATTCCTTTCTGAATTAAAGAATTTAGCCATAGTTTTCAATGATAAAGGGCTGTAGAAACCTAGGTTCTATCCATTTTCCAAAGCCTGTTTTGTAAAGGCAGTAACTGAAACCTCACTTTTCCCATGGTCTTTTACCCATCCACATTAGCACAGGGGGGATCTTTCAGGAGTCCAGGGCACTGAGTGACAACCCACTTTATAGGCAGAGCACTGATCTAGGTGCTTGCAATTAATATTTCAATTGCCACAGCCAGTTAATGTAGACAGCCTTTGAAAGATATGTGGAGTTGAAAAGCGGAAACTCGATCATTGTGAACGCTGGTAGAAATACAAAGCAGCTGCTGAATGAAGTCCACAGTTAGGTAATAATCACTGCAGGTGTTTCAAGAGAGTGACATGGTGTGCAGGTTGGAAGGCCATTATTAAGTCTCCCAAACCAAGACACAAGCACACTGTCCTTCATGGTGGTTCGGGAGTTGGACTCAACACTAGTCACACTTTAGAGAAGCCCAACCGTGTCACTAAGAGGTTATGCGCTTACACTTTTGAGTGAGAATGTGCCATTGTCTGTATGGAGGATTTGAGAGATATGAAGAACCACTTAAGCTCCTAGGGCAGCATTAAGTTATCAGTGGTTTGATAGAATTACCCGAGTTTGGGGAACCAATTAGCAGAGAGAATCTGACAACATAAAGGACACTAACGCTTTCAATGATACAACAAAAGGTAAGTGATCATATTTACCACCAATTACTCCAAGAATAACTTGATGAGGAAAATGTGTTGCTATGAATACTCTGGAGATGCAGACACTGATTTGAATCAACCAAAAAAGACTCCAAAGAAATGACCAAGTCAGTCTACGATGGAAAAATAGAGACAAgcataaaaagcaaagaaattgtATCACTCATAAAAATGGGCGGGGGGTTGAAACCAGGTGATCTTTGATAGAGGTATCTTCTAGCTGTGATGTAATATCATAATTCTAGAGggtctttcaattttttttgcacTCCATAGGATTTCAAATGTTTTAACAGATGTTTCTATATTTATCGATGCATTAAACTGAACCAGTGCTAGGCTATATCGTgaaattttaataaatgctttaaaaagaaaccaacttGGCATCCTGATAATTATTCTAATGAAGGGAAATTCAAGTTTGGGGGAATTATTAATATCTACAGTGATCtagaataaattatatatatttttactcccTGTCATATGtgcttcctctttcctctctcaACGTCTCTTTGCTTGAAGAAAACTCACAGAAGAGGCAGCTGCCAATCTGATGAAAAGCACACAGGCATTCCATCAGGGCGAGTTTTCACTGGGTTTAATTTCAAGACTCTCAAGCTCTCAAGAGTCCTGGTTCCTTGGTTTTTGACACGtagaaaataagaaacagaaagtGACCTATGGGTTATATGTGTTGAATTAGAAGCTGTAGTATGCAGAAAACTTATAAAAATACTTAAGTCCAAGCaatgttcattattttaataaaatttattagcaATAATGAGTTCTAGGAATCCTTGACGGTTCTGAATGATTTGTCCCTGATAATTGGACTAAATTTTGGATATTGAAAAGTTAAGGAATAGAGAGAAACAAGACATTCAAAGAGAAAGTAAGCAGGGGTTGTCCATATAGAAGAAGAATCAACAAGGATGTGGTAATATTTAGATAAGGTGTGGGCACTCAGTACATTTTGATGGATCAATGAAATGATG
This DNA window, taken from Cervus elaphus chromosome 33, mCerEla1.1, whole genome shotgun sequence, encodes the following:
- the G6PC2 gene encoding glucose-6-phosphatase 2 isoform X1 — its product is MDFLHRNGVLVIQHLQKDYRAYYNFLNFMSNVGDPRNIFSIYFPLWFQLNQTVGTKMIWVAVIGDWFNLIFKWILFGHRPYWWVQETQIYPNHSSPCLEQFPTTCETGPGSPSGHAMGSSCVWYVMVTAALSHTISQMDKSFITLHRLTWSFLWSLFWLIQISVCISRVFIATHFPHQVILGVIGGVLVAEVFEYTPGIQTASLSAYLKTNLFLFLFALGFYLLLRLLDIDLLWSVPVAKKWCANPDWIHIDTTPFAGLVRNLGVLFGLGFAIHSEMFLRSCRGENGYRLSFRLLCALASLTTLQLYHFIKIPTDTEYLFYVLSFCKSASIPLTVVALIPYCIHMLMKPNAKKLN